From a single Xiphophorus maculatus strain JP 163 A chromosome 5, X_maculatus-5.0-male, whole genome shotgun sequence genomic region:
- the LOC102230152 gene encoding keratin, type I cytoskeletal 20-like produces the protein MSVPVNQQGFSSSSLGGWMLESSCIGPQRYSHSVYGGAGCFGTRISQGSHLNSSCSARPVFNGGKLTMQNLNDRLARYLEKVRSLENKNRELQINIDEFRVKTSYITKDYANYFSIIRDLKAEITRSCSENQNVLLQIDNSKLAAEDFKLKDEMEMNMRKMVEADVFRLRGIRDGMTLTMSSLELTVEELKEELIRMKSEHKKEMEELRRRGAGKVKVDVDNAGSCDLERVLAEMRERYEIVIKNNKQEIEKWYQEKIKALQEQIRIYTTEVETHRSQTSVLKRSYQSLEITRQALYTEIQCWQQNICVVNNQTSAQLSCHQSVVAALEAELQKMKTRVTEHRIKHDTVLEIKTRLESEIAEYRRLLEGEGYEQKKALIIKQVTEEVEEQKPHIEKRVKTIVEEIVNGQVVSSSVDTRVHTVQ, from the exons ATGTCTGTGCCTGTCAACCAGCAGGGCTTCAGCTCCAGCTCCCTGGGAGGCTGGATGCTGGAGTCCTCCTGCATCGGCCCCCAGAGATACTCGCACAGCGTGTATGGAGGAGCCGGCTGCTTCGGGACGCGCATCTCCCAGGGGTCGCACCTCAACTCCTCGTGCTCTGCACGGCCTGTGTTTAACGGAGGCAAGCTCACCATGCAGAACCTCAACGACCGTCTGGCCCGCTACCTGGAGAAG gTGCGCTCTCTGGAGAACAAGAACAGGGAGCTGCAGATTAACATTGACGAGTTTCGTGTGAAGACCTCATACATCACTAAGGACTATGCAAACTACTTTTCCATCATCCGTGACCTGAAAGCAGAG ATTACAAGAAGCTGTTCAGAGAACCAGAACGTGCTACTGCAGATTGACAACTCCAAACTGGCAGCAGAAGATTTCAAATTGAA GGATGAGATGGAGATGAACATGCGGAAGATGGTGGAGGCCGACGTGTTTCGCCTGCGGGGGATCCGGGACGGGATGACCCTCACCATGAGCTCCCTGGAGTTGACCGtggaggagctgaaggaggAGCTGATCCGCATGAAAAGTGAACACAAAAAG GAGATGGAGGAGCTGCGACGCCGGGGCGCCGGGAAAGTGAAGGTGGATGTGGACAACGCCGGCTCCTGCGACCTGGAGAGGGTCCTGGCGGAGATGAGGGAGCGGTACGAAATCGTGATAAAGAACAACAAGCAGGAGATCGAGAAGTGGTACCAGGAGAAG ataaaagctcTTCAAGAACAAATCCGCATCTACACGACAGAGGTGGAGACGCACCGCTCTCAGACCTCAGTCCTGAAGAGGAGCTACCAGTCTCTGGAGATCACCCGCCAGGCTCTGTACACCGAG ATTCAGTGCTGGCAGCAGAACATCTGTGTGGTGAACAACCAGACTTCTGCTCAGCTCAGCTGCCATCAGTCGGTCGTCGCCGCTCTGGAGGCGGAGCTGCAGAAGATGAAGACGCGTGTGACCGAGCACCGGATCAAGCACGACACGGTGCTGGAGATAAAGACCAGGCTGGAGAGCGAGATCGCCGAGTACAGGAGGCTGCTGGAGGGAGAGGGATATGAACAGAAGAA GGCTCTGATCATCAAGCAAGTGACAGAGGAAGTTGAAG AGCAAAAACCCCACATTGAGAAGAGAGTGAAAACCATCGTGGAGGAAATTGTTAATGGACAAGTTGTGTCCTCCTCTGTTGACACTCGAGTGCACACTGTTCAGTAG
- the LOC102225751 gene encoding cholecystokinin-like, which produces MSRKVILVFALLVALIASDSAAAPQSAAAGQAKGADVLQRLLAKREKAREASAPRAERRAHLSEDEREIMTKQVMQAIAEVMNSDCMLGRDYQGWVDFGRRDAAE; this is translated from the exons ATGTCCAGAAAAGTTATTTTGGTCTTTGCGCTGTTGGTGGCGTTGATCGCCTCTGACTCTGCGGCCGCGCCTCAGAGCGCCGCGGCCGGACAGGCGAAGGGGGCGGACGTCCTGCAGCGGCTCCTGGCCAAGAGGGAGAAAGCGAGGGAGGCGTCGGCGCCCCGGGCGGAGAGACGGGCGCACCTGTCTGAAGACGAGCGGGAGATAATGACCAAGCAGGTCATGCAGGCCATCGCAG AGGTGATGAACTCTGACTGCATGTTGGGCCGCGACTACCAGGGCTGGGTGGACTTCGGACGCAGGGACGCAGCGGAGTGA